The following are encoded in a window of Solibacillus sp. FSL R7-0668 genomic DNA:
- a CDS encoding methyl-accepting chemotaxis protein codes for MEFIMLGILVILLGTTIYFAYRVMTIKKQVAMFEQMLDDLGSEQGGAALNRLNESGKGNQFVTFINRLRDGFTMFATNVLQKSVHLAEHGEYAAEKADIVRAAIDEVGRGLDKQLTATEESSVAMEDITQAIEELSVRSNEISEQSNMTLQLTEAGNEKLQVSLTKMTQFNDTIHTTFDAIHNLGEKSHEIGNIVKVITGISDQINLLALNAAIEAARAGEHGKGFAVVADEVRKLAEQSRHSASEVSSIVKNIQVETDKVITSMQQGTEEFEDANTTIDEVGTMFGRILETTKVIAENNANSSASTEELSSSSIQIMTSIKEIAEISKESVEMFEELMEINDEELHTMDKLLKEVEALVEMKADTDKLLQSFKQDSQQVA; via the coding sequence ATGGAGTTTATAATGTTAGGCATCCTAGTTATTTTATTAGGCACAACGATTTACTTTGCCTATCGTGTAATGACGATTAAAAAGCAAGTAGCTATGTTTGAGCAAATGTTGGATGATTTAGGCAGTGAACAAGGTGGTGCGGCTTTGAACCGTCTAAATGAAAGTGGAAAGGGCAATCAATTTGTGACTTTTATCAATCGTTTACGTGATGGTTTTACAATGTTTGCGACGAATGTTTTACAGAAAAGTGTTCATTTAGCCGAGCATGGTGAATACGCGGCGGAAAAGGCAGATATTGTACGTGCTGCAATTGATGAGGTAGGACGCGGACTAGATAAGCAATTAACTGCAACAGAAGAAAGTTCAGTGGCGATGGAGGATATTACACAAGCCATTGAAGAATTATCTGTACGCTCAAATGAAATTTCAGAGCAGTCGAATATGACGTTACAGTTAACAGAGGCTGGGAATGAAAAGCTCCAAGTATCATTGACGAAGATGACGCAATTTAATGATACGATTCATACCACATTTGATGCGATTCATAATCTTGGAGAGAAGTCGCATGAAATCGGCAATATTGTGAAGGTCATTACAGGGATTTCAGATCAAATTAACTTATTAGCGTTAAATGCAGCAATCGAGGCTGCTCGTGCAGGTGAGCATGGAAAGGGTTTCGCGGTAGTAGCCGATGAAGTACGTAAGCTAGCTGAGCAATCTCGCCATTCTGCTTCAGAGGTATCTAGTATCGTAAAAAATATTCAAGTAGAAACCGACAAAGTGATCACTTCCATGCAACAAGGAACAGAGGAATTTGAGGATGCCAATACAACGATTGATGAAGTTGGCACGATGTTTGGGCGAATTTTAGAAACAACAAAAGTTATTGCGGAAAACAATGCAAATTCTTCTGCTAGTACAGAGGAATTATCATCAAGCTCGATTCAAATTATGACATCGATTAAAGAAATTGCGGAAATCTCAAAGGAATCGGTAGAAATGTTTGAAGAACTCATGGAAATTAATGATGAAGAGCTCCATACGATGGACAAACTATTAAAAGAAGTGGAAGCATTAGTCGAAATGAAAGCCGATACAGACAAGCTGTTGCAATCATTCAAGCAAGATTCACAGCAGGTGGCGTAG
- a CDS encoding DUF4256 domain-containing protein produces MALTTEQKQQLFTTLQQRFEKNPQRHEGIEWAQVEEKLENAPDKLWSLSQMEETAGEPDIIGTTEDGAFLFMDCAKESPKGRRSVCYDRAALEARKNHPPATSAMDLVKEMGIEMATEEQYRALQLLGEFDLKSSSWIATPDNIRQLGGALFCDRRYNTVFVYHNGADSYYAARGFRGVLTV; encoded by the coding sequence ATGGCATTAACAACAGAGCAAAAGCAGCAATTATTCACTACATTACAGCAGCGTTTTGAAAAAAATCCACAGCGTCACGAGGGCATTGAATGGGCGCAAGTGGAGGAGAAGCTAGAAAATGCACCCGATAAGCTATGGTCATTATCGCAAATGGAAGAAACAGCCGGGGAGCCGGATATTATCGGTACAACGGAAGACGGCGCTTTCCTTTTCATGGACTGCGCAAAGGAAAGTCCAAAAGGCCGTCGTAGTGTGTGCTATGATCGCGCGGCGTTAGAGGCACGAAAAAATCACCCACCGGCAACAAGTGCGATGGATCTTGTGAAGGAAATGGGTATTGAGATGGCGACGGAGGAACAGTACCGCGCCCTACAGCTATTAGGTGAATTTGATTTGAAATCATCGAGCTGGATAGCAACACCAGACAACATTCGTCAGCTCGGTGGTGCACTGTTTTGCGATCGTCGCTATAATACAGTGTTCGTTTATCATAACGGAGCCGATTCCTACTATGCAGCACGAGGTTTCCGTGGGGTATTAACTGTATAA
- a CDS encoding GNAT family N-acetyltransferase, which yields MEFKQFTEQDLENCTKTFIEVFNSAPWNDEWTLENATSYLTEFTHTPGFLGLLAFEHDEIVGFIFGVRHAWWSGNEFFINEMCVASQKQHAGVGTALLSQLVNELKPHAIQNITLLTDRGIPAEAFYKKNGFEEIERIMFLSKEL from the coding sequence ATGGAATTTAAACAATTTACGGAACAAGATTTAGAAAATTGCACAAAGACATTTATCGAAGTATTCAATAGTGCCCCTTGGAACGATGAATGGACGCTCGAAAACGCTACGAGCTATTTAACGGAATTTACGCATACGCCTGGCTTTCTAGGGCTATTAGCTTTTGAGCATGATGAAATTGTCGGATTTATCTTTGGCGTTCGCCACGCATGGTGGAGTGGCAACGAATTTTTCATTAATGAAATGTGTGTAGCGTCACAAAAACAACATGCTGGTGTCGGAACAGCATTATTAAGTCAACTAGTGAATGAGCTAAAACCACATGCCATTCAAAATATTACATTACTAACGGACAGAGGCATCCCTGCCGAAGCCTTCTATAAGAAAAATGGCTTTGAGGAAATTGAACGCATTATGTTTTTAAGCAAGGAATTATAA
- a CDS encoding PadR family transcriptional regulator: protein MSYSGGPMTEAMYYVLLALMRPNHGYQLMHAIGEVSRGRMQMGPGTLYGVLSRMQKDGLIALANNDGRRKTYEITVDGKAALLSEYRRLQAVLEDSRLLEEGIAND, encoded by the coding sequence ATGTCTTATAGTGGTGGACCGATGACCGAGGCGATGTATTATGTGCTGCTTGCGCTCATGCGTCCGAATCATGGCTATCAGCTGATGCATGCCATCGGAGAAGTTTCGCGCGGACGAATGCAAATGGGACCAGGAACACTTTACGGCGTTTTGTCGCGAATGCAAAAAGATGGGCTCATTGCATTAGCTAATAATGATGGACGACGCAAAACCTATGAAATTACAGTGGACGGGAAAGCAGCGCTACTTAGTGAATACCGTCGATTGCAGGCTGTTTTAGAAGATAGTCGGTTATTGGAGGAGGGGATAGCGAATGACTAA
- a CDS encoding DUF2812 domain-containing protein, translated as MTKIVRKLHFNDSWNILRDESWYTHMAQQGLFLKNKGKFFTYFEQRPSQNMKYRIEVSKKALEDAQIDFYETSGWDYVTSYHYFHVFCSPAELNAPEIHTDPTQQAVTLKQLNNRLMTSLLMLITVIVFNLAMTWAIFFLDGTAVYQLVQGTSASQLLMQVVLFLLMIQMAQAVLSIRRLKINLQSGIALVHDRPWQKKSWLQSSLIIGYFLIALLSCCISFLQIYLSERGTLTEQDTRFPAVSLAAVEGNPALTLEESWHRGINYGSMYDKSWSPLAPTQYSVRQSGIVPNKLWTGENSEYSPSIDTEFYEVSFEFLARPLARDLMKWYDFGDGRLYSKVADSRFDVLYTREDYPMLEIAAHKGKMVVYVRYFGDAKKGQVIEQVATFLASGSNW; from the coding sequence ATGACTAAGATTGTGCGAAAGTTGCATTTTAATGATAGTTGGAACATCTTAAGAGATGAAAGCTGGTATACGCATATGGCACAGCAAGGTCTATTCTTGAAGAACAAGGGCAAGTTCTTTACTTACTTTGAACAACGACCTAGTCAAAATATGAAATACCGTATTGAGGTTTCGAAAAAAGCGTTAGAGGATGCACAAATTGATTTTTATGAAACGTCAGGATGGGATTATGTAACGAGCTATCATTATTTTCATGTTTTTTGTTCGCCAGCTGAATTGAACGCACCAGAAATTCATACTGATCCGACACAACAGGCGGTTACATTGAAACAATTAAATAACCGTTTAATGACGAGCTTACTTATGTTAATTACAGTTATTGTTTTTAATTTAGCAATGACCTGGGCAATTTTCTTTTTAGATGGAACCGCTGTGTATCAGCTTGTGCAAGGGACATCAGCAAGCCAACTTTTAATGCAAGTGGTACTATTTTTACTTATGATACAAATGGCGCAAGCGGTTTTGTCGATACGACGCTTAAAAATCAATTTACAAAGCGGTATAGCGTTAGTGCATGATAGGCCGTGGCAGAAAAAATCTTGGCTACAGTCTAGCTTGATTATCGGGTATTTTCTTATTGCGCTATTATCTTGTTGTATTTCATTTTTACAAATTTACTTATCAGAACGTGGGACTTTAACAGAACAGGATACGCGTTTTCCAGCGGTGAGTTTAGCTGCGGTTGAGGGAAATCCAGCGCTTACACTTGAAGAAAGCTGGCATCGTGGTATCAATTACGGTAGTATGTATGATAAATCATGGAGCCCACTAGCACCAACACAGTATTCCGTTCGCCAGTCTGGCATTGTGCCAAATAAGCTATGGACGGGTGAAAATAGCGAGTATTCACCTTCAATTGATACGGAATTTTATGAAGTGAGCTTTGAATTTTTAGCACGACCATTAGCACGTGATTTAATGAAGTGGTACGACTTTGGTGATGGCAGACTGTATTCAAAAGTAGCTGATTCAAGATTCGATGTGCTGTATACACGTGAGGATTATCCAATGCTTGAAATTGCGGCACACAAAGGAAAAATGGTTGTCTATGTACGCTATTTCGGGGATGCAAAGAAGGGTCAAGTCATTGAGCAAGTGGCGACTTTTTTGGCATCAGGAAGCAACTGGTAA
- a CDS encoding EAL domain-containing protein, translating to MKVLAATKPTSFFNGNPFLYWQRLYALKKIMAHDKMKTFFQPIYDVQANQTMGFEALNRPDNFTCFDNTDDFYEFVGQTKNVYLFERFCRNLSIRRYCEKIKKGIDAQDFTLFINIHPDILLDKNYHSGETLASLKSFGISPKQVVFELTERSAVTDFQEFSRVLSHYRKQGYRIAVDDVGSGYNSLKTLIYLKPEFIKIDRSLITNIDTEVPQQQLLSVLLNYANQSETKVIAEGIERMEEYEYIREAGVHFAQGYAIGRPNEQLNEASVPLHRK from the coding sequence TTGAAAGTACTAGCCGCAACAAAACCAACTTCATTTTTTAATGGCAATCCATTTCTTTACTGGCAGCGTTTATACGCACTAAAAAAAATTATGGCACACGATAAAATGAAGACTTTTTTTCAACCGATTTACGATGTACAGGCAAATCAAACAATGGGCTTTGAAGCATTAAACCGCCCCGATAATTTTACTTGCTTTGATAATACAGATGATTTTTATGAATTTGTTGGACAAACAAAGAATGTCTATTTATTTGAGCGTTTTTGCCGCAATTTATCGATTCGTCGTTATTGTGAAAAAATAAAAAAAGGCATAGACGCTCAAGATTTTACTTTATTTATTAATATTCATCCTGATATTTTGCTCGATAAAAACTATCATAGTGGCGAAACGCTTGCTTCTTTAAAATCCTTTGGCATTTCCCCGAAGCAAGTTGTTTTTGAATTGACGGAACGTAGTGCGGTTACTGACTTTCAAGAGTTTTCTCGGGTGCTCTCACATTACCGCAAGCAAGGGTACCGAATCGCGGTAGATGATGTAGGCTCAGGCTATAATAGTTTAAAAACGCTTATTTATTTAAAGCCGGAGTTTATCAAAATTGACCGTTCGTTAATTACAAACATCGATACCGAAGTGCCACAGCAGCAATTATTATCGGTATTATTAAATTATGCCAACCAATCCGAAACAAAGGTGATTGCAGAAGGTATTGAACGAATGGAAGAATACGAATACATACGCGAGGCAGGAGTTCATTTTGCACAAGGCTATGCGATTGGGCGTCCAAATGAACAGCTAAATGAAGCAAGTGTACCGCTTCATCGTAAATAG
- a CDS encoding GGDEF domain-containing protein — MLTIGHIVEEAEWIDEQVKNKEVNQKFVQQPSLRGIVIVKDHTPVGHIPRAHFYQKIGTLYGYNLYMGRANTLLAKTNPLIIDANVSLGDASKLAMERNEEDLYDDLIVTENDRFIGIVSVRTLLLKLAEAEISRASALNPLSGLPGNRIIDIKINDVLNAQSFSLMYIDVDRFKIFNDLYGFNRGDKVLLYLTEILKQCVPSPDDFLGHIGGDDFVIIVPHFEVTALCESILWHFQQKIHQFFDEQHLANPPLVKDRNGEEILLEPMTLSIAVVSNEQQTFANEYELSHAVAQVKKLCKMQDNNCMIIHNPALAM; from the coding sequence ATGTTAACTATTGGTCATATTGTGGAAGAGGCCGAATGGATTGATGAACAGGTAAAAAATAAAGAGGTCAATCAAAAGTTCGTTCAGCAGCCTTCACTTCGGGGGATTGTGATCGTAAAGGACCACACGCCAGTCGGTCATATCCCGCGCGCCCATTTCTATCAGAAAATTGGAACGCTATATGGCTATAATTTATATATGGGTCGTGCGAACACACTTTTAGCAAAGACCAACCCGTTAATAATTGATGCGAATGTCAGCCTTGGAGATGCGAGTAAGCTGGCAATGGAGCGCAATGAGGAAGATTTATATGACGATTTGATTGTCACAGAAAATGATCGCTTTATTGGAATCGTTAGTGTACGAACATTATTATTAAAATTAGCAGAAGCAGAAATTTCGCGGGCAAGTGCACTCAATCCGCTTAGCGGGCTACCAGGAAATCGAATAATTGATATAAAAATAAATGATGTATTAAATGCCCAAAGCTTTTCACTCATGTATATTGACGTAGACCGCTTTAAAATCTTCAATGACTTATACGGATTTAATCGGGGCGATAAAGTTTTGTTGTATTTAACAGAGATATTAAAGCAATGTGTACCGTCACCAGATGATTTTCTTGGTCATATTGGGGGCGATGACTTTGTTATTATTGTTCCTCATTTTGAAGTAACCGCTCTTTGCGAAAGTATTCTTTGGCATTTCCAACAAAAAATCCATCAATTTTTTGATGAACAGCATTTAGCAAATCCACCACTTGTAAAAGATCGCAATGGGGAAGAAATTTTGTTGGAGCCGATGACGCTATCGATTGCCGTTGTCTCAAATGAGCAGCAAACCTTTGCAAATGAATATGAGCTTTCTCATGCAGTAGCTCAAGTGAAAAAGCTATGTAAAATGCAGGACAACAACTGTATGATCATTCACAATCCGGCGCTCGCTATGTAA
- a CDS encoding GntR family transcriptional regulator has product MEVKFNNRDPVYVQVIRHFKEQIAKGLYAPGQEIPSRRELANQLKINPNTVQRAYKEMEEQQLIYTEGNLPSCITKDEDVLKGVRHELISEAVHVFVNSIKSINAPLPEVIELVQKQYEEGEARD; this is encoded by the coding sequence ATGGAAGTGAAATTTAATAATCGGGACCCTGTCTATGTGCAGGTCATTCGCCATTTTAAGGAGCAAATTGCGAAGGGGCTTTATGCACCAGGGCAGGAAATTCCGTCCCGACGTGAGCTAGCCAATCAGCTCAAAATTAACCCGAATACGGTGCAGCGTGCCTATAAAGAAATGGAGGAGCAGCAATTGATTTATACAGAAGGAAATTTGCCAAGTTGTATTACGAAAGATGAGGATGTATTAAAAGGGGTACGTCACGAATTAATTAGTGAAGCAGTGCATGTTTTTGTGAATTCTATTAAGTCGATTAATGCGCCACTCCCTGAAGTAATCGAGCTCGTGCAGAAGCAGTATGAGGAGGGTGAGGCACGTGATTGA
- a CDS encoding ABC transporter ATP-binding protein, which translates to MIEVKHVYKKFKRKQVLKDMSFTAEKGQITCLIGINGAGKTTIMKSIMALTPIDSGEILIDGQKISKEAYEKITYIPDRLTMLPSYTIAQAFQFMADFYKTWNKQRATELLAFFKLEPSEKISSLSKGNAAKVNLLLGLALDVDYILMDEPFSGIDIFSREQIAEVFTSHLIENRGVIITTHEINDIEHLIDKAVLIGNGTVLKQIDVEETREVDGKSVVDIMREVYVG; encoded by the coding sequence GTGATTGAAGTAAAGCATGTGTATAAAAAATTTAAGCGTAAACAGGTACTCAAAGATATGAGCTTCACCGCTGAAAAAGGGCAAATTACGTGTTTGATTGGTATTAATGGTGCGGGTAAAACAACGATTATGAAGTCTATCATGGCATTAACGCCAATCGACAGCGGTGAAATTTTAATTGATGGGCAAAAAATCAGTAAAGAGGCGTATGAAAAAATCACCTATATCCCAGATCGCCTAACGATGCTACCAAGCTATACAATTGCTCAGGCATTTCAGTTTATGGCAGACTTTTATAAAACGTGGAATAAGCAGCGTGCAACAGAGCTATTGGCATTCTTCAAGCTGGAGCCTTCAGAAAAAATATCAAGCTTATCAAAGGGGAATGCTGCGAAGGTCAATTTACTGCTCGGGCTCGCTTTAGATGTGGATTATATTTTAATGGATGAACCGTTTTCAGGGATAGATATTTTCTCACGTGAACAAATTGCGGAGGTATTTACAAGCCATTTAATCGAAAATCGTGGGGTTATTATTACGACACACGAAATAAATGACATTGAGCATTTGATTGATAAGGCTGTATTAATAGGCAATGGTACGGTGTTAAAGCAGATTGATGTGGAAGAAACCCGTGAAGTGGATGGGAAATCTGTTGTAGATATTATGAGGGAGGTGTATGTCGGATGA
- a CDS encoding alpha/beta fold hydrolase has product MWEQQLIETENGVFEVFSSGEGEPICITHLYSEFNANGNRFAEMFQPYYKVYLVNLRGCGHSTDDLSNYNYSMQDSVKDLEAIRKALHIDTWGFAGHSTGGMLALKYAIMNPKSLEFIVAGGLCASSDYMRHVGSMYCKENPNNKRILEILAMLKDPASTIEDRRAGSKEWALMSLYQEHSYDNMVSRPNSGKTVSKRLDYFSYEELPSYDLRPQLPEVKTRAYIYGGLYDAQCPYEYAEEAAQLLGNATLMTFNESNHHPCIEEEEAFVQFVKGIFNEQLTSVGKHE; this is encoded by the coding sequence ATGTGGGAGCAGCAACTAATTGAAACTGAAAATGGTGTATTTGAAGTGTTTAGTTCGGGGGAAGGAGAGCCAATTTGTATCACACATTTATATAGTGAGTTTAATGCAAATGGCAATCGATTTGCGGAGATGTTTCAGCCTTATTATAAGGTGTATTTAGTGAATTTGCGTGGATGTGGTCATTCAACGGATGATTTAAGTAACTATAATTATAGTATGCAAGATAGTGTGAAGGATTTAGAAGCTATTCGTAAAGCGCTACATATAGATACATGGGGATTTGCCGGACATTCGACAGGAGGCATGCTTGCGTTAAAATATGCAATCATGAATCCTAAAAGCTTAGAATTTATTGTAGCTGGTGGTCTTTGTGCTTCTTCGGATTATATGCGTCATGTTGGTAGTATGTATTGTAAGGAAAATCCGAATAACAAGCGCATTTTAGAAATATTGGCGATGCTGAAAGATCCAGCTTCTACAATAGAAGATCGACGCGCGGGTTCAAAGGAATGGGCGCTTATGTCGCTCTATCAAGAACATAGCTATGACAATATGGTGAGTCGTCCTAATAGCGGGAAAACGGTGTCAAAAAGGCTAGATTACTTTTCGTATGAGGAGCTACCGAGCTATGATTTACGCCCACAGCTACCAGAAGTAAAAACGAGAGCCTATATATACGGCGGGTTATATGATGCACAATGTCCCTATGAATATGCAGAGGAAGCAGCACAACTTCTTGGCAATGCAACACTTATGACCTTTAACGAAAGCAATCATCACCCATGTATTGAGGAAGAAGAAGCATTTGTGCAGTTTGTAAAAGGAATCTTTAATGAGCAGTTAACAAGTGTGGGGAAGCACGAATAA
- a CDS encoding GNAT family N-acetyltransferase, with protein sequence MIIRNYTEKDEQGWLRCRVLSFLNTAYFDNVLNKKEIYENPSIELVAEKDNQIVGLLDIEYEQEPKTVCTAKEKNGGMIWHIAVHPDYQRQGIGERLLETAIQEAKKFNLQYLEAWTRDDIWVQQWYEKMEFELSSSYYHLFIEGNELNGTVNTEVNNLYPVTLFAHYTGEDLAAFQNVKRKHECVCYVKEI encoded by the coding sequence ATGATTATTCGCAACTATACAGAAAAAGATGAACAAGGATGGCTACGTTGCCGTGTATTGTCCTTTTTAAATACGGCTTACTTTGATAATGTGTTAAACAAAAAAGAAATCTATGAAAATCCATCAATTGAATTGGTAGCAGAAAAGGACAATCAAATTGTAGGTTTGTTAGATATCGAATACGAGCAAGAGCCAAAAACAGTTTGTACTGCGAAAGAAAAGAATGGTGGGATGATTTGGCATATCGCCGTACATCCAGATTATCAACGACAAGGCATTGGGGAGCGCTTACTTGAAACGGCCATTCAAGAAGCTAAAAAATTCAATTTACAATACCTAGAAGCATGGACGAGGGATGATATTTGGGTACAGCAGTGGTATGAAAAAATGGAGTTTGAGCTATCGAGTTCTTATTATCATTTGTTTATCGAAGGAAATGAGTTGAACGGCACTGTAAATACTGAGGTAAATAATTTATATCCAGTTACGCTGTTTGCTCATTATACAGGTGAGGATTTGGCAGCGTTTCAAAATGTAAAACGAAAACATGAATGCGTTTGCTATGTAAAAGAAATCTAA
- a CDS encoding GNAT family N-acetyltransferase, with the protein MKIQKFNLETEDLVELLCSNEWAFHSNTKIDQDAVRQAVKKGYYADGRETFWIIFNGQKVGIIIIEDIDDTIPLFDLRLTKNARGNGLGVKVLHWLKDYLYGEKNKIRIEGYTRADNLAMRKCFTNAGFVKEGYLRNAWENEDGTISDTVLYASIFEDWQQNKMTPTKLNEYPF; encoded by the coding sequence ATGAAAATTCAAAAATTCAATTTAGAAACAGAAGATTTAGTCGAGTTACTCTGTTCAAATGAATGGGCATTTCATTCGAACACAAAGATTGATCAGGATGCGGTACGGCAGGCTGTGAAGAAGGGCTACTATGCGGATGGACGCGAGACGTTTTGGATTATTTTTAATGGTCAAAAGGTCGGAATTATTATAATAGAGGATATTGATGATACGATTCCATTATTTGATCTCCGTCTTACGAAAAATGCGCGAGGTAATGGACTCGGTGTAAAGGTATTGCACTGGTTAAAGGATTATCTTTATGGTGAAAAAAATAAAATTCGCATAGAGGGCTATACGAGAGCGGATAATTTGGCGATGCGAAAATGCTTTACCAATGCGGGTTTTGTAAAGGAAGGCTATTTGCGAAATGCTTGGGAAAATGAGGACGGGACCATTTCAGACACGGTCTTATATGCCTCGATTTTTGAAGATTGGCAGCAAAATAAAATGACGCCTACGAAATTGAATGAATATCCCTTTTAA
- a CDS encoding GNAT family N-acetyltransferase, with amino-acid sequence MDNIILENDFVQLRPIERTDIEAITVAANDARIWTHMSVTLLDHTAVENYVEKAIEEREKGISYMFVICEKASGKLVGCTSFLDISLSHQRLEIGSTWYHPSVWRTAINTNCKFLLLQHCFESLQLNRVQIKTGHENERSQQAIERIGAQKEGILRNHMIKKDGTIRHTVMYSIVLEDWQQVKARFVDQLL; translated from the coding sequence GTGGATAACATTATACTAGAAAACGATTTCGTACAATTAAGACCGATTGAACGGACGGATATTGAGGCAATAACAGTAGCTGCAAATGATGCGCGAATTTGGACACATATGTCGGTCACTTTACTAGATCATACGGCGGTAGAAAATTATGTTGAAAAAGCAATCGAAGAACGGGAAAAAGGGATTTCCTATATGTTTGTAATCTGCGAAAAGGCGAGTGGAAAGCTTGTTGGCTGTACATCGTTTTTAGATATTTCACTCTCACATCAGCGTTTAGAAATTGGGTCTACTTGGTATCATCCGAGCGTTTGGCGCACAGCGATTAATACCAATTGTAAGTTTTTATTATTACAGCATTGCTTTGAAAGCTTACAGTTAAACCGGGTGCAAATTAAAACAGGCCACGAAAATGAACGCTCACAGCAAGCGATTGAACGAATTGGCGCGCAAAAGGAAGGCATTTTACGCAATCATATGATTAAAAAGGATGGCACGATTCGTCATACGGTCATGTATAGCATCGTTTTAGAAGATTGGCAGCAGGTGAAAGCGAGATTTGTTGATCAGTTATTATAA
- a CDS encoding 3'-5' exonuclease, translated as MNILERTKTYISVDIEAALIRGKQYIIEIGAVKWLPDGTTETFTQLIQPYKFKKLNAHIQQLTGIKTEQLLDAPSFKEAFYKFKRWCKQDYVFLTFGEFDRKVLEEELTRNYINKDCLYPIIDFQQKYMIAQGIKEQPSLGGLMEQLGLEIETQHRALADADSLLAIFKAVNGVNIIEQQQTNEFTLFLTNFRMLESTYDLVMSVTNCSVINGQVQVHAMNTFREELPYTVQKIERTQEDGEVQISEKVSIQSSPGAKLFLQQLAEDVPGKILISRSALRSVSKILKLHHVTLPKTEVMTLTHIMKTEEMVAKFNLVDESTHSFEAKLMRLIRKFEQAFVDEFYKRALIEKQAVEV; from the coding sequence GTGAATATTTTGGAACGAACAAAAACATATATCAGTGTAGATATTGAGGCCGCGCTTATCCGTGGGAAGCAATATATTATTGAAATTGGCGCGGTCAAATGGCTACCAGACGGCACTACGGAGACATTTACACAGCTGATCCAGCCCTATAAATTCAAAAAATTAAATGCCCATATTCAACAGCTCACAGGTATTAAGACCGAGCAATTACTGGATGCCCCATCTTTTAAAGAGGCTTTTTATAAGTTCAAACGCTGGTGTAAGCAAGATTATGTATTTTTAACATTTGGCGAATTTGATCGTAAAGTGCTAGAAGAAGAGCTCACACGCAATTACATAAACAAAGATTGTCTCTATCCAATAATTGATTTCCAGCAAAAATATATGATTGCCCAAGGGATTAAAGAACAGCCTTCATTAGGCGGGCTAATGGAGCAGCTAGGATTAGAAATTGAAACGCAGCACCGCGCTTTAGCAGATGCGGATAGTTTATTGGCAATTTTTAAAGCGGTAAATGGCGTCAATATTATTGAGCAGCAACAGACTAATGAATTTACCTTGTTTTTAACGAATTTCCGCATGCTGGAATCAACCTATGATCTTGTCATGTCCGTGACAAACTGCTCGGTTATTAATGGCCAGGTACAGGTGCATGCTATGAATACCTTCCGCGAAGAGCTACCCTATACTGTGCAAAAAATTGAACGTACGCAAGAAGATGGAGAGGTACAGATAAGCGAAAAAGTTTCCATTCAATCTAGTCCAGGCGCAAAGTTATTTTTACAGCAACTTGCGGAGGATGTACCAGGGAAGATATTAATTTCTCGTTCTGCCTTACGCTCGGTATCAAAAATATTAAAATTACATCATGTCACATTGCCTAAAACAGAAGTGATGACATTAACACATATTATGAAGACCGAAGAAATGGTCGCGAAATTTAACTTAGTAGATGAATCCACGCACTCGTTTGAAGCCAAACTCATGCGTTTAATCCGTAAGTTTGAGCAAGCTTTCGTGGACGAGTTTTATAAACGTGCGTTAATCGAGAAGCAAGCCGTTGAAGTGTAG